The following coding sequences lie in one Zingiber officinale cultivar Zhangliang chromosome 2B, Zo_v1.1, whole genome shotgun sequence genomic window:
- the LOC122047763 gene encoding kinesin-like protein KIN-5A — MDSSQKKGMVPVSPSHTPRSTEKIGRDLRSAEGNGNASGKFDKEKGVNVQVILRCRPLSEEEMRMNTPIVISCNEYRREVAAVQNIANKQIDRTFVFDKVFGPASKQKDLFDQAISPIVNEVLEGYNCTIFAYGQTGTGKTYTMEGGSKAKNGEFPSDAGVIPRAVRQIFNILEAQCAEYSMKVTFLELYNEEITDLLTLDDSKFSDDKSKKPIALMEDGKGGVFVRGLEEEVVYTASEIYKILDKGSTKRRTAETLLNKQSSRSHSIFSITIHIKEYTHEGEEMIKCGKLNLVDLAGSENISRSGARDGRAREAGEINKSLLTLGRVINALVEHSGHIPYRDSKLTRLLRDSLGGKTKTCIIATISPSIHCLEETLSTLDYAHRAKNIKNRPEVNQKMLKSAVIKDLYTEIDRLKQEVFAAREKNGIYIPKDRFLLEEAEKKAMAEKIEHLELDLDLKDKKLVGLQELYNSQQLLNAELSENLKQTQKKLEETEHSLFDIEERYRQATSKIKEKEFFISNLLQSEKLLVERAHELRSELESATVDISGLFSKIERKDKIEDGNRILVQKFQSQLTQQLEILHKTVSVSVMQQETQLKGVGEDMQIFVSIKAEATKGVRGHVERLKALYGSGIKALDDLSGELDKNSLSTFGILNSQVQMHSSTLEDCFKGISLEADQLLHELQVSLSEQEDKLVVFAQQQREAHLRAVEATRDISRIASNFFDTLDIHASSLTKIFNESQTMQDKQLLELEKKFEECAANEEKQMLEKVAEMLASSSARKTMLVQAAVDNLRASAAQRTSCLEKEMSTAHNSSSSVKEQWKTHMEDTEAHYVEDIAAIETGKLELDDGFRNCMEKAKLSSKQWKLAQSSLLNLDKGNMTSLDSILRNGLEANQRIHSQLSIAASATLEDVETANKDLHSSIECSLKLDHEACEDVNSMLLSCREELRELRSGHCHKIVEITENTGKCFEEEYMVDMPSCSTPRRRSINLPGIAFIEELRTPAFEELLQSFWAEKSAPKEINEDLRQCTSLS, encoded by the exons ATGGATAGCTCGCAAAAGAAGGGGATGGTTCCCGTCTCACCCTCCCATACTCCAAGATCCACTGAGAAAATTGGGAGAGATCTCCGGTCGGCTGAGGGGAATGGGAATGCCAGTGGCAAGTTTGACAAGGAAAAGGGGGTAAATGTTCAAGTCATACTTAGATGCAG ACCTTTAAGTGAGGAGGAGATGAGGATGAACACTCCCATAGTCATATCCTGCAATGAGTACCGAAGAGAAGTTGCAGCTGTTCAGAATATTGCTAACAAACAAATAGACAGGACATTTGTGTTTGATAAG GTCTTCGGCCCGGCATCCAAGCAAAAGGATTTGTTTGACCAAGCTATTTCCCCAATAGTTAATGAAGTGCTTGAGGGCTACAATTGTACAATTTTTGCTTACGGGCAAACTGGTACAGGTAAAACGTACACCATGGAAGGAGGAAGCAAGGCAAAG AATGGCGAGTTCCCAAGTGATGCCGGAGTTATCCCTAGAGCAGTTCGGCAGATATTCAACATACTTGAAGCTCAGTGTGCTGAATACAGCATGAAAGTGACATTTCTTGAACTATACAATGAGGAGATAACTGATCTTTTGACGTTAGATGACTCTAAATTTTCTGATGACAAATCCAAGAAGCCTATTGCTCTCATGGAAGATGGGAAGGGAGGTGTCTTTGTTAGAGGGCTAGAAGAAGAGGTGGTGTATACCGCTAGTGAAATCTACAAAATTTTAGATAAAGGATCTACAAAAAGGCGTACTGCAGAAACTCTACTCAACAAGCAAAGCAGTAGATCTCACTCAATATTTTCCATCACAATTCACATTAAGGAATACACTCATGAAGGAGAAGAGATGATTAAATGTGGAAAGCTTAATCTTGTGGATCTTGCTGGTTCAGAGAATATTTCCAGATCTGGTGCCAGAGAC GGTAGAGCAAGGGAGGCAGGAGAGATAAATAAAAGTTTGCTCACCCTTGGTCGTGTTATTAATGCTCTTGTTGAACACTCTGGTCATATTCCTTACAG AGACAGCAAATTAACAAGATTGCTAAGAGACTCTCTGGGAGGCAAGACAAAAACCTGCATCATTGCCACCATATCGCCTTCCATCCATTGTTTGGAAGAGACACTCAGTACCTTAGACTATGCACACAGGGCAAAAAATATAAAGAACAGACCTGAG GTTAATCAAAAAATGTTGAAATCTGCTGTGATCAAGGACTTGTACACAGAAATTGACCGTCTTAAACAAG AGGTATTTGCTGCAAGAGAGAAGAACGGCATTTACATCCCAAAGGATCGATTCTTGCTGGAAGAAGCTGAGAAGAAG GCCATGGCCGAGAAAATAGAGCATTTGGAGCTTGATTTAGATTTAAAAGACAAG AAACTAGTTGGGCTTCAAGAACTTTATAATAGTCAGCAATTGCTCAATGCAGAATTAAGTGAGAACCTTAAGCAAACTCAG AAAAAACTGGAAGAAACTGAGCATTCACTGTTCGACATAGAAGAAAGATATAGACAGGCAACTTCaaagataaaagaaaaggaattttttatcTCAAATCTTCTCCAATCAG AAAAATTACTCGTTGAGCGTGCACATGAACTTCGGTCAGAGCTAGAAAGTGCGACTGTGGATATCTCTGGATTATTTTCTAAAATAG AGAGGAAAGATAAGATAGAAGATGGAAATAGGATACTCGTCCAGAAATTTCAGTCGCAATTGACCCAGCAGCTGGAGATTTTGCATAAAACTGTCTCAGTTTCCGTGATGCAGCAGGAGACCCAACTTAAAGGAGTGGGAGAAGACATGCAAATATTTGTCTCTATAAAGGCTGAG GCCACCAAGGGAGTCCGAGGTCATGTTGAAAGGCTGAAGGCCCTGTACGGTTCTGGAATCAAAGCTTTGGATGATTTGTCTGGTGAACTTGACAAAAATTCGCTCTCAACATTTGGAATATTAAATTCTCAAGTGCAAATGCACTCTTCTACGCTTGAGGAC TGCTTCAAAGGCATTTCTTTGGAGGCTGATCAGCTCCTTCATGAACTTCAAGTGAGCCTCTCCGAACAAGAGGATAAGTTAGTGGTATTTGCACAACAGCAGCGTGAG GCCCATCTCAGAGCTGTGGAGGCAACAAGGGATATTTCAAGAATTGCATCGAACTTTTTTGACAcccttgatattcatgcttcatCACTGACTAAGATTTTTAATGAATCACAAACTATGCAAGACAAGCAACTCTTGGAGCTTGAGAAGAAATTTGAG GAATGCGCTGCTAATGAGGAAAAACAAATGCTTGAAAAAGTAGCAGAGATGCTTGCAAGCTCAAGTGCCCGAAAGACAATGCTG GTTCAAGCAGCAGTTGATAATCTTCGTGCAAGTGCTGCGCAGAGAACAAGTTGTCTAGAAAAGGAAATGTCGACTGCTCATAATTCTTCTTCATCGGTGAAAGAACAATGGAAAACTCATATGGAAGACACTGAAGCTCATTATGTGGAGGACATTGCGGCTATTGAAACTGGAAAGCTTGAATTAGATGACGGTTTTAGGAACTG CATGGAGAAGGCAAAATTGAGTTCAAAGCAATGGAAATTGGCTCAAAGTTCTTTGCTAAACCTTGATAAAGGAAACATGACATCACTAGATTCTATACTCAG GAATGGGCTTGAAGCCAACCAACGAATACACAGTCAATTGTCCATCGCTGCCTCAGCAACACTTGAAGATGTAGAGACTGCAAACAAGGATCTTCATTCCTCAATTGAAT gttcaCTGAAACTCGATCATGAAGCATGTGAAGACGTTAACTCCATGCTTTTATCATGCCGCGAGGAGCTAAGGGAACTGAGGAGCGGACATTGCCACAAGATTGTGGAGATCACAGAAAACACAGGAAAATGCTTTGAAGAAGAATACATG GTGGATATGCCATCATGTTCCACGCCAAGGAGGCGATCAATTAATCTGCCAGGTATCGCATTCATTGAGGAGCTCAGAACACCCGCATTTGAAGAACTACTGCAATCATTTTGGGCAGAAAAATCTGCTCCCAAGGAGATAAATGAGGATTTAAGACAATGCACAAGTCTCAGTTAA